The following are from one region of the Prochlorococcus marinus str. SB genome:
- a CDS encoding SDR family NAD(P)-dependent oxidoreductase, producing the protein MKGLALVVGAGGIGTQLAKDLNESEKDLDVVLCGRKSEFNPFWELDIEDSQSLLQLKNKISNHPSKLRLVVNATGRLHSDSLQPEKRLQHLDKKNMMESFSINAFSPILLAKAIEEFIPKDCDFNFASISARVGSIGDNQTGGWYSYRAAKSAQNQFFKSLSIEWARRFPKAAITLLHPGTVDTDLSRPFHKFVPEHKLFSKEKSSQFLINIIKNQSPESTGKFIAWDNSEIPW; encoded by the coding sequence ATGAAAGGCTTAGCCTTAGTTGTAGGCGCAGGCGGAATTGGAACACAACTAGCTAAAGATCTGAATGAAAGTGAAAAAGATTTAGATGTTGTTTTGTGTGGAAGAAAAAGTGAATTTAATCCTTTTTGGGAATTAGATATAGAGGATTCTCAATCCCTTTTGCAGTTGAAAAATAAAATATCAAATCATCCTTCAAAATTAAGGCTAGTTGTTAATGCTACAGGTAGACTTCATAGTGATTCTCTTCAACCGGAAAAAAGATTACAACATCTTGATAAAAAGAATATGATGGAAAGTTTTTCAATCAATGCCTTTTCTCCTATTTTATTAGCTAAAGCGATTGAAGAATTTATACCAAAAGATTGCGATTTTAATTTTGCAAGTATAAGTGCAAGAGTTGGTAGCATTGGAGATAATCAAACTGGAGGTTGGTATTCATACAGAGCTGCAAAATCTGCGCAAAATCAATTTTTTAAATCTTTAAGTATTGAATGGGCAAGACGTTTCCCAAAGGCTGCTATCACATTGCTTCATCCAGGAACAGTAGATACTGATTTATCTAGACCTTTTCATAAATTTGTTCCAGAACATAAATTATTTAGTAAAGAAAAATCCTCCCAATTCCTGATAAATATTATTAAAAATCAATCACCAGAATCCACAGGAAAATTTATTGCATGGGACAATTCGGAGATACCATGGTAG
- a CDS encoding DUF4278 domain-containing protein: MTTLTYRGKNYVQNKEAAKKQLVELTYRRNVYTNRMDDASSSNEKAELNYRGVNYTK, encoded by the coding sequence ATGACTACTTTAACTTACAGAGGTAAAAACTACGTTCAAAACAAAGAAGCTGCTAAAAAGCAACTTGTTGAACTTACCTACAGAAGAAACGTATACACCAACAGAATGGATGACGCTTCTTCAAGTAATGAAAAAGCAGAATTAAATTACAGAGGTGTTAATTACACTAAATAA
- a CDS encoding NifU family protein gives MSTETLSLTNENVEKVLDELRPFLISDGGNVEIAEIDGPIVKVRLQGACGSCPSSTMTLKMGIERKLKEMIPEISEVVQVL, from the coding sequence ATGAGTACTGAAACACTCTCGCTGACAAACGAAAATGTAGAAAAAGTCCTTGACGAGCTAAGACCTTTTTTAATTTCTGATGGAGGTAATGTAGAGATTGCAGAAATAGATGGTCCAATTGTCAAAGTCAGACTTCAAGGAGCATGTGGTAGTTGCCCAAGTAGCACTATGACTCTCAAAATGGGTATTGAAAGAAAGTTAAAAGAAATGATTCCTGAAATAAGCGAAGTTGTCCAGGTTTTATAA
- the yidD gene encoding membrane protein insertion efficiency factor YidD: MFKTINKSITSILLFMISFYQKWFSPFFGPKCRFIPSCSSYGYEAITRHGPWKGGWLTLKRLSRCHPLTPCGCDPVPD; the protein is encoded by the coding sequence GTGTTCAAAACTATTAATAAATCAATTACTTCTATACTTCTTTTTATGATTTCGTTTTATCAAAAGTGGTTTTCTCCTTTTTTTGGACCAAAATGCAGATTTATTCCAAGTTGCAGCTCTTATGGATATGAGGCAATTACTAGACATGGTCCTTGGAAGGGAGGGTGGTTAACTTTAAAAAGATTAAGCAGATGTCATCCTTTAACTCCCTGTGGATGTGACCCTGTGCCTGACTAA
- a CDS encoding UDP-N-acetylmuramoyl-L-alanyl-D-glutamate--2,6-diaminopimelate ligase, whose protein sequence is MKSIKLHKLLDLVGIIPSLDLIDHEINNISFNSKEVQKGTLFLGMPGLNVDGGKFCIEAIENGAEAAIIGFAAKEKIGSIDRERILVIEDNLDYIFGQIVAEFWNRPSRKLKLIGVTGTNGKTTITFLLEYLLKKLGKKTALFGTLFNRWPGFSEVSSHTTDFADKLQKKLNAAVEAESEFAILEVSSHSIAQKRISGCEFEAAIFTNLTQDHLDYHLDMESYFQTKRKLFFPPYLKEKDGISVLNHDDHWISKLSSDLEKRSSLVSTKITESEFENDDFFFVTDKKFTESGSTCIFHTPREKIQLFVPLVGEFNLMNATQAITILYKLNFSLKDLSKLIQSFPGAPGRMEKIQIDDSDVSRSLPTVIVDYAHTPDGLKKVLQSIKKLCEGKLITVFGCGGDRDRSKRPLMGSIAEELSDQLFITSDNPRSEEPQKIVNDILMGIKKREKITIEIDRFKAINESIKFANKKDIILIAGKGHEDYQILNDKVINFDDRKIAYKLLKEKNKSQ, encoded by the coding sequence ATGAAATCTATAAAATTACATAAACTTTTAGATTTAGTAGGAATTATTCCTTCATTAGATTTAATCGATCATGAAATCAATAATATTTCTTTTAACTCTAAAGAAGTACAAAAAGGAACTTTATTTTTAGGAATGCCTGGTTTAAATGTTGATGGAGGAAAATTTTGTATTGAGGCAATTGAAAATGGTGCTGAGGCTGCCATTATTGGGTTTGCTGCAAAAGAGAAAATTGGATCTATTGATCGAGAAAGGATTTTGGTTATTGAGGATAATTTAGATTATATTTTTGGTCAAATTGTCGCTGAGTTTTGGAATAGGCCTTCAAGAAAACTTAAACTTATTGGTGTTACTGGTACTAATGGAAAAACGACAATTACTTTCTTATTGGAATATCTTTTAAAAAAATTAGGGAAAAAGACTGCATTATTTGGGACCTTGTTTAATAGATGGCCTGGCTTCTCAGAAGTGTCTTCTCATACAACTGATTTCGCCGATAAACTTCAAAAGAAATTAAATGCTGCTGTTGAGGCTGAATCTGAATTCGCGATATTAGAGGTAAGTTCTCATTCTATTGCTCAAAAGAGGATATCAGGATGCGAATTTGAGGCGGCTATTTTTACTAATTTAACTCAAGATCATCTTGATTATCACTTAGATATGGAATCTTATTTTCAAACAAAAAGAAAATTGTTTTTCCCACCTTATTTAAAAGAAAAGGATGGAATTTCTGTATTAAATCATGATGACCATTGGATATCTAAATTATCGTCTGATCTTGAAAAAAGATCTTCATTAGTGTCTACAAAGATTACTGAAAGTGAATTTGAAAATGATGATTTTTTTTTCGTAACAGATAAAAAATTTACTGAAAGTGGTTCCACCTGTATTTTTCATACACCTAGGGAAAAAATTCAACTGTTTGTTCCACTTGTCGGTGAATTTAATTTAATGAATGCGACTCAAGCAATAACAATTTTGTATAAACTGAATTTTTCTTTAAAAGATTTATCAAAGCTAATACAATCTTTCCCTGGTGCTCCTGGGAGAATGGAGAAAATACAGATTGATGATAGTGACGTTTCAAGATCTCTTCCAACAGTAATTGTTGATTATGCCCACACTCCTGATGGATTAAAAAAAGTTTTGCAATCAATTAAAAAACTTTGTGAAGGGAAACTAATAACTGTTTTTGGCTGTGGCGGAGATCGTGATCGTAGTAAAAGGCCTTTGATGGGATCAATAGCTGAAGAGTTGTCTGATCAACTTTTTATAACTTCAGATAATCCAAGATCAGAAGAACCCCAAAAGATAGTGAATGATATTTTGATGGGTATAAAAAAAAGAGAAAAAATAACAATTGAAATTGATAGATTTAAAGCAATAAATGAATCTATTAAATTTGCCAATAAAAAAGATATTATTTTAATTGCAGGAAAAGGACATGAAGACTACCAAATTCTCAATGATAAAGTTATTAATTTTGATGATAGAAAAATAGCTTATAAATTATTAAAAGAAAAAAATAAATCTCAATAA
- a CDS encoding malate:quinone oxidoreductase, which yields MTSSKNPTNDNSHFDAVLVGGGIMSSTLALLISEVLPDIKFLIIEKLNAPGSESTGAFNNAGTGHAANCELNYTPLDEKGNLKIDKALSINRSFETSMSLWASLYEAGKIDIKKFLKFIPHISFVSGQDNISFLKKRFQKMTENPEFIDMEFSSSFDEISSWAPLITKDRNPSTQIAATRIGRGTDINFEALTKEYLSLVSLNKNVEIRYKTELIDLKKIDKKQWELEISSEGRKTSIRTGYVFLGAGGKTINYLQKSKIPEAKSYGGFPVSGKWLICEKKDLTEKHNSKVYGKADIGSPPMSVPHLDTRWINNKKLLLYGPFAGFTTKFLKQSSYFDLFSSIKKNNIFSMLDVGFKNNDLINYLISQSLKSHNSRVENLKNMMPSANPSDWYLKNAGQRVQIIKKTEGGGSLKFGTEIVNSSDGSLSALLGASPGASTAVSIMVEVLEKSVLFLNDKHNLKKKIYDLIYPERTASEKNSTFINEIKKRNNSIFGFHP from the coding sequence GTGACTTCATCTAAAAATCCCACTAATGACAATAGCCACTTTGATGCAGTCTTAGTAGGAGGAGGGATAATGAGTAGTACTCTAGCCCTCCTAATTTCAGAAGTTTTACCAGATATAAAATTTCTTATTATAGAAAAATTAAATGCTCCAGGAAGTGAAAGTACTGGCGCTTTTAATAATGCAGGTACAGGACATGCGGCTAATTGCGAATTAAACTATACTCCTTTAGATGAAAAAGGAAATCTAAAAATAGATAAAGCGCTCTCAATAAATCGTTCTTTTGAAACATCCATGTCTTTATGGGCCTCATTGTATGAAGCAGGGAAAATTGATATTAAGAAATTTCTAAAATTTATTCCTCATATTAGCTTTGTGTCTGGTCAGGATAATATTTCTTTTTTAAAAAAAAGATTTCAGAAAATGACCGAAAATCCTGAATTTATCGATATGGAATTTTCTTCATCTTTTGATGAAATTTCATCATGGGCTCCTCTAATAACAAAAGATAGAAATCCATCTACTCAAATTGCAGCTACCAGAATAGGCAGAGGAACTGATATTAATTTTGAGGCTTTAACTAAAGAGTATTTGTCATTAGTTTCCTTAAACAAAAATGTTGAAATTAGATACAAAACAGAATTAATAGATTTAAAGAAAATTGATAAAAAACAATGGGAACTAGAAATTAGTTCTGAAGGTAGAAAAACTTCAATTAGAACTGGCTATGTTTTTCTTGGTGCTGGTGGAAAAACAATTAATTATTTGCAAAAATCAAAAATTCCAGAAGCAAAAAGTTATGGTGGATTTCCTGTTAGTGGGAAATGGCTTATTTGCGAGAAAAAAGATCTAACAGAAAAACATAACTCAAAAGTTTATGGTAAAGCTGATATTGGATCGCCACCAATGTCTGTGCCTCATCTAGACACCAGATGGATTAATAATAAAAAACTTCTTTTATATGGACCTTTTGCTGGATTTACAACGAAATTTTTAAAACAAAGTTCATACTTTGACTTATTTAGTTCAATTAAAAAGAATAATATATTTTCTATGTTAGACGTTGGTTTCAAGAATAACGATTTAATTAATTACCTCATATCACAATCATTAAAGAGCCATAACTCAAGAGTTGAGAATTTAAAGAATATGATGCCATCAGCTAATCCTTCTGATTGGTATTTAAAGAATGCTGGTCAAAGAGTCCAAATAATTAAAAAAACTGAAGGCGGTGGCTCTTTGAAATTTGGAACTGAGATTGTGAATTCATCTGATGGATCATTATCTGCTTTGTTAGGAGCATCTCCCGGAGCAAGTACTGCGGTCTCAATTATGGTTGAGGTTCTAGAAAAATCAGTCTTATTTTTAAACGACAAGCATAATCTAAAGAAAAAAATATATGACTTAATTTATCCAGAACGAACAGCCTCTGAAAAAAACAGTACCTTCATAAATGAAATTAAAAAAAGAAACAATTCCATTTTTGGTTTCCATCCATAA
- the rpsD gene encoding 30S ribosomal protein S4 has translation MSRYRGPRLRVTRRLGELPGLTRKASKKSNPPGQHGQARRKRSEYAIRLEEKQKLRFNYGVSEKQLVRYVKKARAQEGSTGTNLLRLLENRLDNVCFRLGFGGTIPGSRQLVNHGHVTVNGKVLDIAGYQCKSGDVIGIKENKASKKLVEGNIEFPGLANVPPHLDLDKPKLTGKINGKCDREWVALEINELLVVEYYSRKV, from the coding sequence ATGTCAAGATACCGCGGCCCCAGATTAAGGGTTACGCGTCGCTTGGGAGAACTACCAGGTCTCACCAGGAAAGCTTCAAAGAAGTCTAATCCTCCAGGTCAGCACGGCCAAGCCCGTCGCAAGCGATCAGAATATGCAATTCGTCTAGAAGAAAAGCAGAAACTTAGGTTTAATTATGGAGTTTCTGAAAAACAACTAGTTCGTTATGTAAAAAAAGCTAGAGCTCAAGAAGGATCTACAGGAACTAACCTACTAAGACTTTTGGAAAACAGACTTGATAATGTTTGTTTTAGATTAGGTTTTGGAGGTACCATTCCAGGCTCAAGACAATTAGTAAATCATGGCCATGTAACCGTTAATGGAAAGGTTCTTGATATTGCTGGTTATCAATGCAAATCAGGCGATGTAATCGGAATTAAAGAAAACAAAGCAAGCAAAAAACTTGTTGAAGGTAATATAGAATTCCCTGGCTTAGCAAATGTTCCACCTCATCTTGATTTAGACAAACCTAAATTAACGGGAAAAATAAATGGGAAATGCGATAGAGAGTGGGTGGCTCTTGAAATAAACGAACTACTAGTTGTTGAATATTATTCAAGAAAAGTTTAA
- a CDS encoding glutaredoxin family protein, which produces MKIFIFVRQGCCLCDSLKNKLAKINLNELFPNLEELKEIDIDRFDLYKDKYKKYDYEVPVIAIERIRSEEIIELPRISPRLKDDQLKNWFKKNISTILEK; this is translated from the coding sequence ATGAAAATATTTATTTTTGTTAGGCAGGGATGTTGCCTTTGTGATTCATTAAAAAACAAACTGGCAAAAATAAATCTTAATGAGTTATTCCCTAATCTAGAAGAGCTTAAAGAAATTGATATTGATAGGTTCGATTTATATAAAGATAAATATAAAAAATATGATTATGAAGTACCTGTTATTGCTATTGAAAGAATTAGGTCTGAGGAGATCATAGAATTGCCTCGCATTTCTCCAAGATTAAAAGATGATCAATTAAAGAATTGGTTTAAAAAAAATATTAGTACCATTCTGGAGAAATAA
- a CDS encoding methyltransferase domain-containing protein, which translates to MSESCCNTNTSNKASNQFDHKDAIQERYGSAALEKESCLCTPVGFNPVLLEAIPQEVIERDYGCGDPTKYVQKNDIVLDLGSGSGKNAFICAQIVGKKGKVIGVDQNPDMLCLSRSASKEVTKNIGFNNTEFLEGSIEKLDELDEDLNPLIADKSVDIILSNCVLNLVSPESRNNLLRNIKRVLNDNGRIAISDIVSNKKVPLRLQNDHDLWTGCISGAWYEPDFISDFKELGFKNLEFAERSADPWKVIEDIEFRTVTLVGNI; encoded by the coding sequence ATGTCTGAAAGTTGCTGTAATACAAACACATCGAATAAAGCATCTAATCAATTCGATCATAAAGATGCGATTCAAGAAAGATATGGTTCAGCCGCACTTGAAAAAGAAAGTTGTCTTTGTACACCAGTTGGTTTTAATCCCGTATTACTTGAAGCAATTCCTCAAGAGGTTATAGAAAGAGACTATGGATGTGGTGATCCAACAAAATATGTTCAAAAAAATGATATAGTCTTAGACCTTGGAAGTGGTAGCGGCAAAAATGCTTTTATTTGTGCGCAAATTGTTGGAAAAAAAGGGAAAGTTATTGGAGTTGATCAGAATCCTGACATGCTTTGTTTATCAAGATCAGCCTCTAAAGAAGTTACAAAAAATATAGGTTTTAACAATACAGAATTTCTTGAAGGATCAATTGAAAAACTTGATGAATTAGATGAAGATTTAAATCCATTAATCGCCGACAAATCAGTCGATATTATTTTAAGTAATTGCGTTTTAAACTTGGTAAGTCCAGAATCTAGAAATAACCTTCTAAGAAATATAAAAAGAGTTTTAAACGATAATGGAAGAATTGCAATTAGCGATATTGTCTCTAACAAAAAAGTACCTTTAAGATTGCAAAATGATCATGATCTATGGACAGGATGTATTAGTGGAGCATGGTATGAACCAGACTTTATAAGTGATTTTAAAGAACTAGGATTTAAAAATTTAGAATTTGCAGAAAGAAGTGCTGACCCTTGGAAAGTAATTGAGGATATTGAATTTAGAACAGTAACTTTAGTGGGCAATATTTAA
- a CDS encoding aminotransferase class V-fold PLP-dependent enzyme: MRNNLRDQIPALKNKYYFNYGGQGPLPKSSLEAIVKTWEIIQDLGPFTNDMWPFIYKEILTTKRIIAQKLGVNSKNVALTENISSGMILPFWGIKVKEGEELLISDCEHPGVVAASREFCRRNKLIFKILPIQKIKNLNEENIILEILKNLNSKTKILIISHILWNFGYKIPLKKISIELKNNREDSYLLVDGAQTFGHINIEKEVFYSDLYSITSHKWACGPEGLGAIYVSDRFIHETDPTIIGWKSLKKEQGIYKPSDNLFHDDARKFEIATSCIPLLAGLRNSLDLLDKDCHEKEKNKNIKKLSGKLWDELNQSKGVELVLEKKYLNGIVSFNIENIKDKDKYVKKLGEKKIWIRVLEDPKWFRACVHQMTTEAEIDLLAREIKKILT, translated from the coding sequence ATGAGAAATAATCTAAGAGATCAAATACCCGCATTAAAAAATAAGTATTATTTTAACTATGGTGGTCAAGGACCATTACCAAAATCTTCTCTAGAAGCAATAGTTAAAACTTGGGAAATTATCCAAGATTTAGGACCATTTACTAATGATATGTGGCCTTTTATTTATAAAGAAATATTGACCACAAAAAGAATCATTGCACAAAAATTAGGTGTCAATTCAAAGAATGTAGCTCTTACCGAAAACATCTCTTCTGGTATGATTTTGCCCTTCTGGGGAATAAAAGTAAAAGAGGGAGAAGAGTTGTTAATAAGTGACTGTGAACATCCTGGAGTAGTGGCTGCAAGTCGTGAATTTTGCAGGAGAAATAAATTAATATTCAAAATTTTGCCAATCCAAAAAATTAAAAATCTAAACGAAGAAAATATAATTTTAGAGATTTTGAAAAATCTAAATAGTAAGACTAAGATCCTAATTATTTCTCATATCTTATGGAACTTTGGATATAAAATCCCTTTAAAAAAAATTTCTATCGAATTAAAAAATAATCGAGAAGATTCTTATTTACTTGTTGATGGTGCTCAAACCTTTGGTCACATAAATATTGAAAAAGAAGTTTTTTATTCCGATTTATATTCAATAACTTCTCATAAATGGGCATGTGGACCAGAAGGACTTGGAGCCATTTATGTCTCAGATAGATTTATTCATGAAACAGATCCAACAATAATTGGTTGGAAATCATTAAAAAAAGAACAAGGTATTTATAAGCCTTCAGATAATCTTTTTCATGATGATGCAAGGAAATTTGAAATAGCTACCTCTTGTATTCCTTTACTTGCTGGGCTTCGGAATTCTTTAGATCTTTTGGATAAAGACTGCCATGAAAAAGAAAAAAACAAAAATATCAAAAAATTAAGTGGAAAACTTTGGGATGAATTAAATCAATCAAAGGGAGTTGAATTAGTTTTAGAAAAAAAATATTTAAATGGGATTGTTAGTTTTAATATCGAAAATATTAAAGATAAGGATAAATATGTAAAGAAACTTGGAGAAAAGAAAATTTGGATTAGAGTTTTAGAAGATCCAAAATGGTTTAGAGCATGCGTACATCAAATGACTACAGAAGCTGAGATTGATTTACTTGCTAGAGAAATAAAAAAAATATTGACTTAA